GTCGCGTCATGAATCGTTGCGTAGGCCCAGTGAGTTGTATTGCTGGTTTCGCCTGCATTCAGATCGCAGAGGTCGACATTGTGGACCAGAATCGGCGTTCCGCCCGCCACGACATAGTACGTGTGGAGTTCCTGGACCGTGAGGTTCCAGCGGTTCGCCGTCCCCGGCGTGACGCGGGTCGTGACCACGTAGGCGTGGCCGTTGTCCGCCGTGTTGAGGGCGTCTCCGTAGGGGAGGTTGCCGGCCTGCTTCCAGCTGTGGGTGGTGTCGTCCCAGAACGGGTGGTTGGCGGTGGTGTGGAGGGTGGCGGTGTGGCCGTGCTTGTCGCGGACGGTGACGTCGAGCAGGTCCTTGTCGTGGTTGATCCAGATGTGCTGAACGGTGCGAGCGCCGTGGTGCTTGCCTGTCTTGGGGTCGGCTGCCTCGACCTTGTCTCCGGCCTTGATCTTGCCGATTGCCTTGGTCTTGCCGCCTGCCATGAGGACAGGCGTCTCGGGCGAGAAGCTGCAGCGCGTACCACCACTACTCGAACCCTTGTCCGTGGTTCCCGAGTTACCCGTGCTGGGTTCGTCCGGGGCGGCTGCTGCCTTACTTGATGCCGCGGCCTCGTCCTGGGAGCTGGCCTTCTTGGGTGCCGCCGCATTCGTGCCTGCGGAGTCCTTGCTGGATTCCTTGCCCGCGCCCGAGGCGGCAGCCGCGTCACCCGAGCCGCTGCCCGCGTCGTGCGGTGCTGCGTCGGCGGAAGCCTTCGGAGCCTCACCGGCCTCACCGGCACCGCCCGCTGAAGGTGGTGAGTCGGCTTCCTCTCCGCCTATCGGTTCGCCTCCACCGCAGCCCATGGCCATGCAGTCCGCGCCGCCGGCCAAACCGCCGACCGCTCCGACTGCTTCGCCTGCCGCCATGACGCATGCAGGGGCTGCCACCACGGTCTCAGTGCACGCGGCGACCGCTACGACCACCACCACGACCACGGCGACGACTGCGACCACGGTCGCAACTTTCTCGGCAACCGGGAGGGCCTTGTGGAAGTAGTGCCCGGCGCATCCCCAGAAACCCGAGCAGCCTCCGCTGCTGTGGTGGTGCTTCTGCTTACCACTGGACGTGGTGGTGACGCCTGCGGCCTTGTCGTTGGCTGCGGCACAATCCGATTTACACCCTCCTCCGACGCCGTCCATCATCAGCATCAGGCCGCTCGGGTCGGCGCTGCTGGCGGGGTTGTCACCGGCGTAGGTGTAGCCGCCCATCTGGTTGGGATCGCCGGGTTCGAAGACGGGGTCGGGGGTGAGGAAGCGTCCGGTGACGGGGTCGTAATTGCGGGCGCCAAGCAGGTTGAGACCAGTGGTGGGGTCTGCGGGCTGGCCGAGGAAGCCGTGGTTTTCGTCCGGAGTGAGCCAGGATGTGGGTTTGGTGCCGCGTGGGTTGCCCCATGGGTCGTAGGCGCGGCGGGTGACAGCCAGGGTGGAGGCGTCAACGGCGGTGATGGCGGTGCCTTGGCCGTTGGCGACCTGGTATGTAACGGTGCCCGTGCTGGAGCGAGTGACGGTGGTGCCGTCGGGGCCGGTGATGTTGCGCAGGCCGGTCCAGGTCTTGGCGGAGACGTTGAGGGTGATCTGCTCGGCGCCACCGAAAAGGTAGAGGATGCGGGTCTTGTCGACGCCGTCGACAGCGGCGGTCTGCTCGAGCAGGTCGCCTTGGGCGTCGTAGAGGTACTTACTGGTGTTGGTGTGGCTGCCGGAGGTGGTGGCGACGGTGGCGGTGCGGCCCTCGGCATCGTAGGTGAAGGTCTGACCCTGGCCTGCGGGGATGGCGCCGGTGGCGGCGTTGGTCCAGGTCTGGCCGGTGCCGCTGCAGGTGGCGAGGGTCAGCTGGGTGCCGGTGGTGGCGGAGGCGGCCGGGTCGGTCAGGCACATCGCGGTGTTGGCGTTGCTGACCAGGGTGCCGGTGGTGGTTACCTTCCACTTCTGGGTGGCGTCGGTCTTGCAGGTGTCGATCACCACGAGGGTGCCGCTGGTGGTGGCGTTGCCGGTGGTGTCCAGGCACATGCCGAGGACCTTCACGGTGCCGTCGGTGCCGATCGTCCATTTCTCGCTGGTGGCCCCGTTACAGGTGTTGACCTGTACCTTCGTGCCGGCCGTGGTGGAGCCGCCCGCGTCGTCGATGCACCGCTTACCGCCGCCGGAGATGGTGAAGGAGCTGGTCAGCGGGCCAGTGGTGGTCACCTTGCGGCTGATGGTGTCGCCGGCGTTGACGTTGCCGTATGCGGGGTCGGTGTAGGTCGAGGCGATGGAGGCCGTACCGGCCGGGTTGGTGAGGGTGGCCGTTCCCGCCTGGTCGGGCAGGGTGGCGGGCACTGTGCCGTTCGCGCCGGGGTAAGTGATGGCCTGCGTGGTGTCGTTGAGGGCGTTGCCGGTGGAGTCGTGGTTGACGGTGCCGGTGCGGTCGCCGAGCTGGTCGTAGGTGTAGGTCTGCCAGTAGGGGGCCGGGCCGCCGACGGTGGTGGTCTTGATGGGGGACGTGGTGGTGGTCTGCACCCGTGCGGTGGTGCAGCCGCCGATCGCTCCGGGCGTGGTGGCGCCGGGGTCGGTGATGCCGGCCGTGTCCGTCCAGGCGTCGGTCAGCCGCTGGAAGGAGTCGTAGGTGAAGCATTGGGTGTCGTGGGTGGTGTTGTCCTGCAGGTCGTCGATCGCGGTGAGTTCGCCGGCCTGGTTGTAGCGCAGGTTGGTGACGTCCAGAGCGGTCGTGGAGGTCTGCAGCATGCTGCTGGTCTGCGTGACGCGTCCGGTGGTGGCGTCGTACTGGGCGAAGGTCGCCAGTTCTTTGCCGGTGTGGCCGTAGTTTGCCTGCAGTACGCGTCCGAACGCGTCGTGGACTGCGGTGTCGAGGTAGGCGGGGGTGTTGGCGGAGTTGATGAACCCGCCGATGCCGTCGAGGTTGCCCTGCTGGGTGTAGCCGTAGTCGATGTCCTCGGCCGGCAGGTTGCCGTCGGCCTGGAAGTGTGTGGTGGACAGGAGTCCGGCGGTGTCGGTGTAGCGGTTGGTGGTGGTGTAGGTGACGCTGCCGGAGGTGGGTGCGCTGGTCTGCCCTGCGGCGGCGAAGCCGTCGGACGACGGGATGGTCAGTGTGGTGCCCAGCGGCTGGTAGGCCGTGTTGTAGTCGGTGACGGCCTGGGTGTAGGCGGTTCCTGAGGCGCCGCCGACGTAGCGGGTGGCGGAGGTCGGGTAGCCCTTCTCCAGCGTGTCGTACACGTGGGAGACCAGCAGCTTGGACTGGTCAGGGGTGGAGGACCACGGAGCGGCGTACTCAGCGGTGGGGCGGTTGTCCCAGTCGTAGGTGAAGGACATCGCCTGGCCGCGGGAGTCGGTGGTCTGCAGCAGGTTGCCGGCGACGTCGTACTTGTCGAACGTGGTCTTGCCGGTGTTCGGGTCGGTCTGGGTCAGCTTCTGGCCGAGCAGGTTGTAGGTGTAGGACCAGGTGTTGCCCGCGTTGTCCTTGATCGTGTCGACCTGGCCGGCGGAGGTGTAGGTGTACTTCGTCGTGGCGTCTGCTGCCGCGGCGGCGCCTGCCGTGCCTTGCTTCCACAGCAGGGTGGTGCCGTTGGAGGCGACGACGGCTGCGGTGGAGTCGTTGCGTACCTGGAAGGTGGCGCCGGTGGTCGCGGTCAGGCCGGTGGTCCACACCTGGGCCGCGGCCGTGGTGTAGACGACCAGGTTCCCGTCGGTGCCGAATTTCGCCCAGGCGCCGGCGTGGCCGGAGGTGCCGGAGGACCAGATGGTGGCGCCGGTCGCCAGGGCGGACAGTACGAGGTTGCCGTCGGACTGCATCGTCAGGCGCACGCTGTCGGAGGTCAGCGACGTGCCCGAGGGGATGACCGAGCCGCCCGTCAGGGTGACGGTGGAGCCGGTGTTCTTCACGACCGTGCTGGTGGTCTGGCCGATGGCGTTGGTGAAGGAGGCGGTGGAGCGGCCTCCGGCCGGTGCTGTGGTGTCGACCTCGTCGGCGCCTGGGTAGCCGCTGGAGGTGTGCCACTGCTCGACGGCCTGGTGCCAGAGGGTCTCCTTCAGTGGCCGGCCCTCACCGTCATAGGTGGTGGTGGTCTCCGAGGGGATCTGGTTCTCGTTCGCCGCGTACAGCGTGGTCGAGGGGAAGGTGGTCGGCTCCGAGTACGGCGCGTAGGAGGCGACCTGCCAACCGTGTGAGTCGTAGAAGGTGTCGGAGATGACCCGGCCTGAGTTGGAGTCGCCCATGGCGGTGGCCTGGGTCTGCCGGGGCTGGAGCATGCCGTCGTAGATCGAGACCGACGTCGCGTACGTGCCGTCGTCCCGCAGGGACTTCGTGGTGACCGACGTCGGTGCGCCCGGCTGAGTGATCGTGTCTCCCGGTGCGGGGATGGCGCCGGGGTTGATGGAGTAGGTGAAGGTGCGGTCCGCGCTCTGCCCGGATGCCTTGTCCCGGCCGGGCAGCCACACCGCGGTGCGCCGGCCGAGCGCGTCGTAGGTCGTGTCGGTCTTGCGGCCGTTGGCGTCGACGCTCTCCAGCGTGGCGCCGCGCAGGGCGTCGAGCGTGGAGGTGACCTTCCAGCCCTTGCTGTTTGTGGAGGTCTCGCTGAGGGCGTTGGTGTTTCCGCCCGCGTTGCTCCAGGCAGGGCTGAAGTCGGTGTGTGTTTTCTGTCCGGTGGCGTCGTAGGAGTCGGTGACCCGGCCGGCGCCGTCGTAGTCCATGGCGGAGGTGGTCAGCCAGTTCTCCGTCGCGCCGGTGAAGGTGGTAGCCGTCTGCGTGGCGGTCGACTCGCCGGAGGCGGAGACCGTTCCGAAGGTGCCCAGCCCGCTGGGGGTACCGTCGCCGAGGTAGTAGATCTTCTTGTCCGTCAGCAGGCTGCTCGCGCTCGCCGCGGTGGAGCAGTCACCCGCGACCGAGGTGACCCGGTCGGGGTAGGACAGCATCATCGTGTTCGACGATGGCGGGTCGGCGTAGGTCGTGGTGGCGCACTTCTCCTGTTTGGGGTCGACGCCGTCGCCGTGCGCATTGACGGTGGACAGCCGTCCCTGGCTGTCGTAGGTGGTGTCGTTCTTGGTGTGCCGCCAGGTGCCGTTGGCGAGGAGCTCGTACTGCAGGGAGCTGCTGGCCTTGATGCGGTGTGCGGTGAGGTCGGGCAGGGTAGAGGCGTCGGGCTTGGTCCCGCCGGGGTTGTCGTCCTGGGTCCATGCCGTCCAGGGTGTCTGGGCGGAGGAGGCAGTGGTGGTGAAGGTGAACGGGCCGTTGATGCTGACCGCGTCGGCCTTGCCGCCGGCCTGCGTGTAGCTGGTGTCCTGGAAGTCGGTGCCGGCGAGTTGGTCGGCGTCGGTGACGCTCAGGACGGTGTTGCCATCGACCTTGGCGTCGACGGTGACGGAGCGGCGGGTGCCGTCGGCCTGGTAGTCGCCGTCCATGCCCTGTAGATAGGTGGTGGTCTGCTGGGTGACGGGTTCCGGGGCCTGCCCGGTCTGGACGGTGACGGTGCGGAAGCCGCGGAACTGGTCCCAGGTGCGGTACTGGTCGTCGGTGAGTGCGTCGTCGTCGCGGTGCCAGGCCGGACCTGCGTAGCTGTAGTGGGATATTTGGGCTTCGGAGCCGGCCGGATTGTTCTGGGCGTCCGGCTTGTACTGGCCGGCGATCGTCAGGTCGGACGTGACGACGCTGTCGACTGTGACCTTGTTGAACCAGTCGGCGATCGGTTTCGAGGCGCCGGGCACGTTCCAGTAGGCGGGGTAGCAGGACTCGGTGTTGCTGTCGGCGTGAGCGATCGACAGTGTCTTGCCAGCGCAGGGGGCCGAGTTGTACTCGACCGCGATCGATTCGCCGGTCTCCGTCTGGATGCTGGAGATCCTCGGCCGGTATAGCGGGGGTGCGGACGGGGAGTCGTCGTTGACGCGGTTGTCGATCTCGGTGCCGGTGAACGACACCTGGTTCAGCGCGATATCGCTGTTGCCGTTGTCGTAGGTGCCCTTGCCGGTGTGGCGGAGGGACTGCAGCCACATCACGGCCTGCAGCATTCCGGCGTCCTTGGGGTCTACCGTGGTGCCGGTGACCGGGTCGACGGTGCCGCCCGCGTCCGAGTAGACCTGGCCCAGTTTGTAGTTGTCGACCACGGTGAGCTGGTCGGTGGCCTTCACATGGATCTTGGTGGTGATGGAGTCCAGGCGGGTCGTGGTCCAGAAACTGGGTCCGGCGGTGATGCACACGTCGTCGGGGACGGTGGTCGCGCCGTCGGGCAGTTTGGTCTTGTCGGTGGAGTCGCAGTGCAGGTCCCACGGCACGTCCGGCCAGTGGGTGGCGGTGCTGTCCTTGAGGTTGTCGGCCGAGCAGTCGGTGAACGTGCTGGTCGTCTGGCAGCGTTGGGCCAGCCCGAAGTCCACCTCGGCGGCCGGGGTGCGGCCGGCCTGTTCGTCGTCCAGCGTGTAGCCGTACGAGATCAACGTCAGCGCGCCGCCGCGGGTGTAGGAGGTGAGGGTGCCGGTGTCGTCCGGGTCGTCGGTCGCAGACGCCTGGCCGCCGCCGAGGTCGTAGTAGTTGGACTCGGTGGTGTAGTCGTAGCGCTGCACGAACCCGTCCGGCGCCACGACGAAGTCGAGGTTCCAGCGCCACCCTTCGGGCTTGTCGCACTGCGACGCCTTGCCCTTGGCGTCGTCGTGGCAGGGATCTGTGGAGCGCGGGTGCAGGACAGGGACACCCCAGGCGGAGTGAGTGGAGGCATCGGCTGGATCGGCAGGCACGGTGGTGCTGGTGCCGGGGTCCTTCGGCGAGTGGTCGGCACCGAAGTACGCGGCCGTGCCGTCCGTGGTCAGCACCCGGTAGTAGACGCCGTCGTGCAGCCCGTTGGCCGCACCGGACAGTTCCTGCACGACCGTGCCGTCGTCACCCTGGATGCGCCACTGGCGGATCTCACCGGCCACGCTCGAGTCGACGCCGTCGGGCACCAGGACACCGGAGTGGGAGCCGAAGGAGAGCGTGGCGTTGTCCCCGCCCCAGCATTCGTCCGCCGAGCCCTTGACGAGCTTCTTGCCGTCGGAGTCGAGCAGCGAGCTGCAGCTACGGTAGCGCCGCTCGACATAACCGACCTGGTAGCTCCAGCCGTCGCCGACCCAAGAGGCCTGGGAGTTGCGGGCCGTGGTCTCCCCGTCGACGGACTGGGAGTCGTAACCCAGGCCCACGGAAGGCGCGTTGCCGCCGATCGCAGCGGGCACGGAGATCGGGTAGGAGTACGTGAAGGAGCCGGTGGCCGACGCCTGCCAGGTACCGGCGGCCGACAGCTGCGTCGCCCCGTAGTCACCTTGTGAGCCGGAAGTGCCGGAAGTCACGGCAAGCGCCGTGGTGCCGGCGGCGCCGACGGCGCTCAGCGGTGCGGTGCGCTCCGACATCGCCTGCGGCCCGTTCGCGCTCTCGGACGGCTCAGCAGGTGCGGTGCTCTGGTCAGGCTTCGGGGATACCGTACCGGTGGTCGGCTTGGCGGTGTCGGTGGTGGCGTTCGGCGGCTGCGAGGGGCTGGCGCTCGCGGTCGGCGTCGAACTGGCCGTGTTGCCGGTCGGCTCGGGATCAGCCGTTGCGTCGTCGCCGGACGCGGAGGCCATGGTGACGGTCGCCGTCAGCTGCTCGGCGGAGGCCCGGTTGGTGAACTTCAGCGGGGTGGCCTTCCGGCACCCCGCCTTCTGCGGGGTGGTCAGCGCGCAGCCGGGCAGCTGCACCAGCTGCAGCCGGGAGCCGTAACCGCCGCCATACTGGCGGGCGATCGCCGAGTAGTCGATGACCACCTTGACCTGGCCGCGTGCGGACGTCGTGCTGGAGGGGGTGATGGCCAGGAGCATGCCGTTGGCGCCGGTGCGCAGTGTCTGGGTGTGTGATGCGGTCTGCACGCGGACGGAGTCGACCTCGTGCTTCGTGTCGGCGGGCGCCACCCAGACGGGCAGTGAACCGGCCTTGACCGGCTTGGACTTGGTCTGGGGGCTGAGGTCGACGACGGCGGTGCCGGCCTTGGGCCAGTGGGCTGCTTGCGCCTGGTACGTGCCCAGCGCCTTGTAGCCCTTAGGGTGTTTGGACGTCTTGGGCTGCAGGAGGTGCGCTCCTACGGCTTTGGTGGCGGGAAGCGTCTTGGGCCGCCACACCTTGCCGTCGAAGGAAAAGCCGCCGTGGTGGCCGAAGCCGTCGTCGGAATGGCCGGCGAGGAAGCCCGGCATACCGAATCCCGAGGCGATCGCCACCGGTAGCAGCAGTGAGAACAGAGCCACCGGAATGGTCCACAGTCCCAGCCCGCCGAGGAATCTCCGGTGCCACGTGCCCGCGAACCAGCGCCGTCTGCCACTCACGTGTAAACCCCCAACAGGACGCCCCTCTTGGGGGGTCGTCATTTACAGCTAGACCACAGGTGAGTGATCGTGTGGAGGCTAGGTACGGCCATGATCGCCACTCAAGACCCTTTGCCATTTCCATGGAAAGGCCATGCATGTTCATGACGGATCCTGTGTAGGTTCTGTGTCGAAATTGATCACTTCACAGACCTCTGTGGCAATCGGGCTTCCCCCCACCCCGCTGCCCGCGAACCGAAGGAAGCCCGCCCGGTGTTGAGACCTCCGATACGCAACCGCCACAGACGCGCAGTTGCGGCCGGCAGACTGGCCCTGATCGCCACCGCACTAAGCCTGGTTGTAGCCCTCCCCCAATTCCCCGCCGTCGCCGACGACTCCGCCCCCGCTCCGTCGGACCCGCTCCTCGCGGCCCGGGCCGAGGCCCTCTCGACCGGAAAGAACGTCCCCGTCGATGCACTGACCACCGAGGTCTCCACCACCGAAGCACTTCCGGACGGCACCTTCACCAACACCACCAGCGCACTGCCCACCCGGGTCTTCCAAGACGGCGTATGGGCTCCGGTGGACTCCACACTGGTCGCCGACGGCCACGGCGGTTACGCACCCAGGGCCACGCCGAACGCCGTGACCCTCTCGGGCGGCGGTAACGGCCCGCTGGTCACCCTCACCCACGCTGACGGACCCAGCATGGCTCTGACCCTGCCCTTCAGGCTGCCCGCACCGACCATCGACGACGACACCGCGTTCTACCCCTCGGTACTGCCCGGCGTCGACCTGTCGGTATCCGTCACCGACCAAGGCGGATTCAGCGACGTCCTGGTCGTCCATGACGCGGATGCCGCGGCCAATCCCCAGCTGCAGCAACTCAAGCTGGCGGTCGACGCCCACGACCTGACGCTGGCCACCACCGACTCCGACACCATGAAGGCGACCACCGCTGACGGGGACCTGGCCTACACCAGCCCGCAGCCGCTGATGTGGGACTCCTCCACCACCCCGGCCAAGGCCGACGAACCGGTCGCCGGCGTGAAGTCCTCAGTGGACGGCCCAGGTCCGCAAGCCGACACCGAGCCGGTCTCCATGACCGCCACCAGCAAAGCCGTGACGCTAACCCCGGACGCGGACATGCTCACCGATCCCGACACCACCTACCCGGTGTACATCGACCCCTACACCAACCCGGTCACCTCCACCGCCGGCCACTACACAGAGGTCTACTCCAGCTCGACCTGCGACAACTCCCCGCAGTACGACAAGGCGCAGACCAATGGTCAGGGCGCGGGCTACCAGCGATGGGGCGGAGCCTGCGGTGTCGGCTTGGAGCGTTCGTACTGGGCGGTCAACACCAGTGGGCTGCACTCCTCGTTCGTCGTCTACGACGCCTACGTGAAAATCTCCACCACCTACGCGGCAAGCTACAACTGCAGCCAGGACCAGCCGCTCACGCTCCACACCACCAACGCGATCAGCTCCAGCACCGACTGGCTGTCCCGTCCCGGCGTCCACGACACTGCCTTCCCGCCGGTGACCGACACGGTGCCAAGCGGTGCCAACTCCGGCAGTTCCTGCAGTAACAGCACCGCCACCTTCCACGTCACCGACCAGGCTCAGAAGATCGCCGACCAGGACGGCAACGGCTACGACGCCGACGGCACCTTCGGCGATGGCACCAACTACTGGACCATCGGCCTGTACGGCAACGAATCGGAATCGTCGAGCAACGACGACTACCTGCGCCTGTCCACCACGCTGACCCTCACCACCAAGTTCGACATCCCGCCCGGCATCCCCACCAGTCTGCACACCACCCCGGCCGCCACCGACGCATCGGCCGCCTGCACCACCAACGGCGTGGGCTGGATCGGCACCACCACCTACTCCGATGCCGGCAGCAACATCACGCTGCACTCCACCGTCACCAGCCAGATCTCCGGCGAGAAGGTCAAAGCCCACTACTACGTCTGGGACCGCACCATCGACCCGGACGGCGACGGCAACGGCGCCTCCGTCTCGACCCCGGACAGCGGCTGGTTGGCCTCCGGCACGGACGCAGCGATGCCGCTCGGCGCCACGCTGAAGGACGGCCACCAGTACGGCTGGGACGTCTACGCCGAGGACGACTCTCCCGACCAGAACCTGACCTCGGGCAAGTCCGACCACTGCTGGTTCACCACCGACTTCACCGCGCCGCCCACCCCGGACATCACCGGCAACCCCGCCTTCCCGCAGGTCGGAACCGCCCGAGACGGCGACCCCGTCTACGCCGGCCCAGGTAAGACCACCGCCTTCACCGTGGCCGGCACCGACGCCCCCGCCAGCGACGACACCTGCGACCCTGGCACGTGCAAGTCCAGCGGCATGAAGTCCTTCCTGTGGCAGCTCGACTCGCCGCCCACCGACGCCGACGGCCAGACCGCCGCGGTTTCCGGCACCGACAGCCAGGGACGCTCCACCGCCACCATCCCGGTCCCCATCCAGGACTGGGGTGTGCACACCCTGTACGTCGCCGGCGTCGACAAGGCCGGCAACATCTCCACCAGCACCGCCGGCTACACCTTCACGGTGCCGTGGAATCCGGCGACCAAAATCAAACCCGGTGACATCTCCGGCGACGGCGTACCGGACCTGCTCGCCACCACCAAGACCGGCGACCTCGACCTCGTCCCCGGCAACCAGGACCCCGCCCAGGCCACCGCCCCGGTCCACAGCGACCCGGTCACCGACACCCCACCGGCCGTCACCGGCCCGGTCACCGTGTCCACCAAGGAGGACTCACCCGACGGCACCGGCTGGAACAACTACCTCATCACCCACCGCGGCAACCTGCACGGCGCCAACGGCGACGACCTCTGGGCATACAACAAAACCAGTCAGAACCTCTACATCGTCAAGAACGACCTCGACCCGGTCGATGACGCGGCCATTCCGAGAAAGCCCTGGTCCACCTTCGGCGGCTTCGTCGACAAGCGCTTCGACCGCGTCGCCAAGGACGCTTGCGCACCCTCCGACGTCGTCGCGGACGACACACGCTGCCGCACCACCGACTACAACAGCACGAGCTGGAACATCAGCCAACTCATCGCCCCAGGCAACGTCTTCGGCAACACCGACGACTATCCCGCCGTCATCACCGTCGAAAACAAAGAACTCTGGATATACCAGTCCGACGGCGGATACCACTTGAAGAACCCGATCCTGCTCGGCGACGGCGACTGGACCACCCAGACCCTCATCGCAGCCGGCACCTTCAAGGGCAAGCCGGTCCTGTGGTCCCGCGACAACACCACCGGCCAGCTGTACAGCTACCCGGTCACTGTCGACCCGACCACCCTGCTTCCGGCTCTGCTCCATCCGACCGCACGCACCAGCCTCGGGCTCACCCTGTCACCGACCCTCTACCCCGTGGTCGCCTCCCCCGGCGACGTCAACAGCCCCGTCCAGACCGGCGACACCAACCCCGGCGCCCCGGACGGCAACCCCGACCTCTACGCTCTGGGCCCCTTCGGACAGTTGGTCGAGTACAACTATCGCCAGAGCCCGGTCCTGACCTCGCCGCCCACCTACGGCTTCGCCTCACCGGTCATGCTGGGATCGGTCACAGACACCGCCACCCACTGGTGGAAGCTCGCCGAAGGCAGCGGTACCACCACCGCCGACAGCACCGGCACGCTCAACGCCACGTTGTCCGGCGGCTACTCCTGGACCAGCGACACCGGCCGAGGAAACGCAGTCACCCTCAACGGCACCACCGGCTACGGCAATACGACGGGGCCGGCCGTAGACACCTCCAAGAGCTTCACCGTCTCCGCCTGGGTCAAGCTCACCTCACTCGGCACCGCCAACAGCACCTTCCTCTCCCAGAACGGCACCACCAACAACGGCTTCCAGCTCTACTACTCCTCCGGCGCCCAAGCCTGGGCGTTCGGCCGGCACAGCACCGACGCCACCGGCGCCGTCTGGCGAGCAACCTACGGCGGCAAACCGGTGGCTGGCCGTTGGACCCACCTCGTCGGCATCTACGACGCTTCCGCCAAGGAGATCCACCTGTACGTCGACGGGAAACTCGTGTCCACCAACGACTGGACATACACGCCCTGGAACGCCACCGGCCCCGTCCAGATCGGCCGGAAACTCGCATCCGGGACCTACGGCGAATTCAGCAACGGCGCGATCAGCAACGTCC
This portion of the Streptomyces sp. NBC_01571 genome encodes:
- a CDS encoding LamG domain-containing protein produces the protein MRPPIRNRHRRAVAAGRLALIATALSLVVALPQFPAVADDSAPAPSDPLLAARAEALSTGKNVPVDALTTEVSTTEALPDGTFTNTTSALPTRVFQDGVWAPVDSTLVADGHGGYAPRATPNAVTLSGGGNGPLVTLTHADGPSMALTLPFRLPAPTIDDDTAFYPSVLPGVDLSVSVTDQGGFSDVLVVHDADAAANPQLQQLKLAVDAHDLTLATTDSDTMKATTADGDLAYTSPQPLMWDSSTTPAKADEPVAGVKSSVDGPGPQADTEPVSMTATSKAVTLTPDADMLTDPDTTYPVYIDPYTNPVTSTAGHYTEVYSSSTCDNSPQYDKAQTNGQGAGYQRWGGACGVGLERSYWAVNTSGLHSSFVVYDAYVKISTTYAASYNCSQDQPLTLHTTNAISSSTDWLSRPGVHDTAFPPVTDTVPSGANSGSSCSNSTATFHVTDQAQKIADQDGNGYDADGTFGDGTNYWTIGLYGNESESSSNDDYLRLSTTLTLTTKFDIPPGIPTSLHTTPAATDASAACTTNGVGWIGTTTYSDAGSNITLHSTVTSQISGEKVKAHYYVWDRTIDPDGDGNGASVSTPDSGWLASGTDAAMPLGATLKDGHQYGWDVYAEDDSPDQNLTSGKSDHCWFTTDFTAPPTPDITGNPAFPQVGTARDGDPVYAGPGKTTAFTVAGTDAPASDDTCDPGTCKSSGMKSFLWQLDSPPTDADGQTAAVSGTDSQGRSTATIPVPIQDWGVHTLYVAGVDKAGNISTSTAGYTFTVPWNPATKIKPGDISGDGVPDLLATTKTGDLDLVPGNQDPAQATAPVHSDPVTDTPPAVTGPVTVSTKEDSPDGTGWNNYLITHRGNLHGANGDDLWAYNKTSQNLYIVKNDLDPVDDAAIPRKPWSTFGGFVDKRFDRVAKDACAPSDVVADDTRCRTTDYNSTSWNISQLIAPGNVFGNTDDYPAVITVENKELWIYQSDGGYHLKNPILLGDGDWTTQTLIAAGTFKGKPVLWSRDNTTGQLYSYPVTVDPTTLLPALLHPTARTSLGLTLSPTLYPVVASPGDVNSPVQTGDTNPGAPDGNPDLYALGPFGQLVEYNYRQSPVLTSPPTYGFASPVMLGSVTDTATHWWKLAEGSGTTTADSTGTLNATLSGGYSWTSDTGRGNAVTLNGTTGYGNTTGPAVDTSKSFTVSAWVKLTSLGTANSTFLSQNGTTNNGFQLYYSSGAQAWAFGRHSTDATGAVWRATYGGKPVAGRWTHLVGIYDASAKEIHLYVDGKLVSTNDWTYTPWNATGPVQIGRKLASGTYGEFSNGAISNVRIFPTALPPADASADGDLPKVAQLD